The sequence GATGGCCCCGCGATGGAGGTGGCCCCCACCGAGGCGGCGGCGTCGCCCGAGGCGTCGGCCCACACGTCCGCTCCCGCGTCCCTGAAGCCCTCGTCCGAGGGCGAGGTGGCGAAGGAAGACGCTTGAGACCGGAGCTGTTTCGTCTCTTCGACGTCGGCTTCCCGTCCTACTTCGTCCTCCTCCTGACCGGCTTCGTGTTCGCCACGGCGCTCGGCGTCCTTTGGGCTCGTCGCATCGGCCACAACCCCGACGTCATCGTCGACCTGTCGCTGGCGATGCTCCTCTCGGGCGTCGTCGCCTCGCGCCTGCTCCATGTGGTGGCCGACGGATACTTCATGGATTACGTGCATTTGTGCACCGACCCATCGAAGGTGAGTTGGCCGCTCGAGCGCGCCGAGTGCCTCTCTTCGCGGTACCAGGGCGTGTGGGACGAGGCCGCCCGCACCTGCCACCCGTCGCAGACCGACTGCTTCGCGTGGGCGAAGTTCTGGGCCGGCGGCCTCACGTATTACGGTGGCTTCCTCGGCGCCACGGGCGCGGCGGTCGTGCTGCTCCGCCGCGACAAGTTCCCCTTCTGGAAGGCCGCCGACATGGCCGGCTTCGCGATCCCGATGGGGCTCGCCTTTGGCCGCATGGGCTGCCTGCTGGCTGGCTGCTGCTTCGGGGCGCGCTCCGGCTTGCCGTTCGCGCTCTCGTTCCCGCCACGGAGCCCCGCGAGCGAGGCGCAGGCCAAGCTCGGGGAGCTCGCGTCGGCGCGTGAGTGGAGTCACCCCGTGCACTCTACACAGATTTACGAGAGCGCCTTCTCCCTGGCTATCGCGGCCTTCTGCCTGTTCTACGTGCTCCCTCGCAAGCGCTACGACGGGCAGGTGTTCGTCGCGTTCATGGTGCTCTACCCCGTGGCGCGCTTCCTCGTGGAGATCCTCCGTCGCGACGCGCGCGGCGGCGCCCTCGGGCTGTCGACCTCCCAGCTCATCGGCCTCGGGCTCCTCGCGGCGGCGGCCCTCATCCACAAGGCGCGCGCTCCCGCGCCGCGCCCCGCGGCCGCGTCGAGTGATTGAAAATTCCGCCGTGGTCGGGTCGGGCTGATTTAGCCTGCCGCTATGGCCACCCTCCTGGACGGGAAGAAGATCGCCGAGTCGGTTCGTCTCGCGGTGAAGCACCGCGTCGCCGCGTTCACCGCTTCGGCCGGGCGGCCGCCGGGCCTCGACGTCGTGCTCGTGGGCGACGATCCCGCGAGCCACGTGTACGTGGGCGCGAAGGAGAAGGCCTCGGCCGAGGTGGGCGTGCGAGGCCGGGTCCACCGGCTGCCCGCCGACACCTCGGAGGGGGCGCTGCTCGCGCTGCTCGCCTCGCTCTCGTGCGACGACGCGGTCGACGGGATCCTCGTGCAGCTCCCGCTGCCGAAGCACATCCGCGAGGCGCCGGTGCTCGAGGCGATCTCCCCATGGAAGGACGTCGACGGCTTCCACCCGGAGAACGTGGGCCTCCTCGCGCTCGGCCGTCCGCGGCTCGTGCCGTGCACGCCCCTCGGGTGCATGCGCATCTTGGCGACCGCCGGCGTGGCTGTGGCGGGGCTCCGCGCGGTGGTCGTCGGTCGCAGCAACATCGTCGGGAAGCCTGTCGCTCAGCTGCTGCTCGCCGAGAGCGCCACCGTGACGATCGCGCACTCGCGCACCCGCGACCTCGCCGCCCTGTGCCGCGAGGCCGACCTCCTCGTCGCCGCCGTGGGCAGGCCGGAGCTGCTCACCGGCGAGTACGTGCGCGACGGCGCGGTCGTGCTCGACGTGGGCATCAACCGCGTGCCCCGGCCCGACGAGCCCGGCAAGACGCGCCTCGTCGGCGACGTCCACTTCGCGCAGGCGTCGGAGCGCGCCTCGGCGATCACGCCCGTGCCGGGCGGTCTCGGCCCGATGACCATCGCGTGCCTGCTCGAGAACACAGTGCGGGCTGCGGAGCTGCGCGCGGCCCTGTCGCGGTAGGCTCGACGGCCAAGCTTGCCCGATGTTTTCGTTCGCTATAGTATCGACAGTTCCAGTATAACGAACGACAGCAGGAGGGCACGATGGCGCGCATTTACGAGGACAACTCCCGAAGCATTGGCCGCACACCGCTCGTCGAGCTGCGGCGCCTCGCGAAGGGCGCTGGCGCGCGCGTGCTCGCGAAGATCGAGGGGCGGAACCCCGCGTACTCGGTGAAGTGCCGCATCGGCGCGTCGATGGTGTGGGACGCCGAGGAGCAGGGCCTCCTGCGGCCGGGCGGCGGCATCGTGGAGGCCACGAGCGGCAACACCGGCATCGCCCTCGCGTTCGCCGCGGCCGCGCGTGGGTACCGCTGCGTGCTGGCCATGCCCGACACGATGAGCCTCGAGCGGCGGAAGGTGCTCGTCGCGTTCGGCGCCGAGCTCGTGCTCACGCCGGGCGCGCAGGGCATGAAGGGCGCGATCGCCAAGGCCGAGGAGCTCGCGAAAGCCGACCCGACGCTCCACCTCATGCGCCAGTTCGAGAACCCCGCCAACCCCGCCATTCACGAGAAGACCACGGGCCCCGAGCTGTGGGACGACACCGACGGCGAGCTCGACGCGCTCGTCGCGGGCGTGGGCACGGGTGGCACGATCACGGGCGTCTCCCGCTACTTCAAGCAGACCCGCGGGCGCGCGATCGTCTCGGTCGCCGTCGAGCCGAGCCACTCGCCGGTCATCACGCAGACCCGCGAAGGCAGAGAGCTCGCGCCCGGGCCGCACAAAATCCAGGGGATCGGCGCAGGTTTCGTGCCCAAGAACCTGGACCTCACGCTCGTCGATCGGGTGGAGCAGGTCTCCAACGACGAGGCGATCGCGACGGCGCGCAGGCTCGCGAAGGAGGAGGGCATCCTCTGTGGCATCTCCTGTGGCGCCGCGGCGGCCGCGGCCTTGCGCCTGGCGAACGAGCCCGCGTTCGCCGGGAAGACCGTCGCGGTCATCCTCCCGGACGCGGGCGAGCGCTACCTCTCGGGCGCGCTCTTCGAGGGCATGTTCGACGGTCTCGACAAGGCGACCGGCTAGGGCCAGGCGCCCGGGCGCGACCGGGCCGCGCGGCGAGACCACGAGACCTTTGGCAGCGCGGGGCGGTCGCGCTATGGGGGCTGCGATGTCGCACCCCGAGCTCGATTCGTTCGTCGCGGCCATGGCGCAGAGCTACGCCGGCGATCCTCGCGGTCACCGCCTCAATCGCCGGTACATGCCCTCGAAGGCGGTCGTCGCCGAGATCGTGGAGCTGTGCCTCGAGGTGTTCTTCCCGGGGTACTTCGGGCGGCAAGACCTCACCGACGAGAACCTCACCGAGCACCTCCGCGGGCTCTTCGACGAGCTCCACGCACGCCTCGCGGTCCAGATCGAACAGTGCCTCTGTCACGCCATCGAAGAGGGCGAGGGCGACGGCTCGCGCGCCTACGCCGACTGCGCCGAGTACACCGCGAAGCTCTCGGGGCGGCTGCTCGCGCGGCTCCCGGCGCTCCGCGCGATGCTGCTCGACGACATGCAGGCGGCGCTCGAGGGGGATCCCGCGGCGCACGGGCTCGACGAGGTGATCCTCGCGTACCCCGGCTTCCTCGCCGTGGCGGTGCACCGGGTCGCGCACGAGCTCTACGAGATGGGCGTGCCTCTCATGCCGCGCATGATGAGCGAGTGGGCCCACAGCGTGACGGGGTGCGACATCCACCCGGGCGCGAAGATCGGCCACCGCTTCTTCGTCGACCACGCGACCGGCACGGTCGTCGGCGAGACGAGCGTCATCGGCGACGGGGTGAAGCTCTACCAAGGGGTCACCCTCGGCGCGCTCTCGCACCCACGTGACGCGTCCGGCCGCGTGATCCGCAACGTGCGGCGTCACCCCACCGTCGAGGACGACGTGACCATCTACGCGAACGCCACCGTGCTCGGCGGCACGACCATCGTGGGGCGCGGCAGCGTGATCGGCGGCTCGGTGTTCGTCACGAAGAGCGTCGCGCCGGCGTCGCTGGTCTCTCGCGGCGAGAGGGGGCACTCCTCGCGCCCGCTGCCTGCCACGGGGTCGCCCGCGTCGCCGGACGGGGACGCGGTCCCCGGCGCCCCCGAGTTTGACATCTGACCTATTCTCGAACGTCCGGGCGCCTCGTCGAGGCGGGCTGGCGCTCCCCCTCGGCGCTGACGAGCCCGCGAAGCCGAGAGGCCATCGAGGCGGCCGCCGCGCGCACGATCTCGAGGAGGCCGTCGTGCGGTTCGTGCGCGCGCTCGCCCTCGCGCCCGCCGCCCCTCAACGGGACCGCGAAGCCTAGCGTGGCGGTCTCCTGGGAACCGGCGCGCTCGCGGCGCAGGGCGGGGAGGTCGCCCTCCGAAGGCGGTCCCGCCGCGTCCTCGCTGGCGCTCAGCGTCGCGCCCACGCTGCGGAGGATGCCGAGCATGGGCTGGTTCGTCGCGAGGACCTCCCCGCGAAAGGTGTGCACGCCGCGCGCGAGGGCGGCGCGCGCGAGCTCGACGAGGAGCAGCGCGCCGAGGCCCCGGCCTTGAAACTCGTCGACCACGGTGACGGCGGCTTCGGCGACCGCGGGCGCATCCTTCGCGCGCACGAACCGCGCGACGCCCACGCCGCGCTCGGTCTTCAGGTCGGCCGAGGTCACCGTCGCGGCGATCGCGACGTGGTCGTGCTGGTCGACGTCCGTGAGATAGCGGAGCACGTGCTCGGAGGGCTCGGTCACGACTGAGAAGAACCGCAGGTAGCGGGTGGCCGGTGATAGCCCGCGGAAGGCCTCGCGGAACGCCTCCTTGTCGTCGGCGTGGAGTGGCCGCAGCGTGACCGCGGTCCCGTCTCGCAGCACGCGCCCGACCGACCACGGCTCGCGCTCGAACGGGGCGTCGTCGGGATCGCGGCTCGCGCTCATCCGCTGTACTCTAAGGCCGTGCGCGCGGGAGCACCCACGAAGTTGAGAAGGGTGGCTCGCGCGCGCGAGGGGGCTGGCCGTGCTTGACACGCGCGACGCGGCCGACGCGGCCGCCTGGCCGAGGTCCGGCACGTTGGAGCGCTGGGCGCTCGACTACGTCGCCTCGACAGCGCTCGTCACGAAGCTCGCCCCGCCGTCGCCGCCGACCCGGGCGGAGGCTCTCCGCGCCGAGGCCGACGCGCCGCGGTCCGCGCCCGTTCGCGTTCGCGTTCGCGCGCCCGGGCGCCCCCCCGAGCTTCGGGTTGTGGCCCGCGTGAAGGTCCCCCGGGGGCCGAACGCGGCGCGCGATCCGCGTGCGCGCGCCCACCTGCTGCACACGTTCCACCACCACGAGCTTCAGGCCGCGGAGCTAATGGCCGCCGCGCTCGCGGCGTTCCCCGACGCACCTTGGGCCTTTCGGGTGGGGCTGCTCCGGGTCTTCCACGACGAGGTGCGGCACATGGCGCTCTACCGCGAGCACCTCGGACGGCTCGGCTTCGCCATCGGCGACTTTCCGGTGCGCGACTGGTTCTGGGAGAAGCTCGGCGCCGTGCCCACGCCGCTCGCGTTCGTGGCGGCGCTCGGGGTCGGCTTCGAGGGCGGCAACCTCGACCACTGCGCGCGGTTCGCGGCGGAGCTCGACGCCGTCGGCGACGCGCAGGGCGCGGCGATTGTCCGCCAGGTCGGCGAAGAAGAGATCATGCACGTTCGCTTCGGGCTCTCGTGGTTCGCGCGGTTCTCGGGGCGACCACTCGTCGAGCTCGCGCAGCTCCGCGCGGCGTTGCCGCCGCCGCTCACGCCGAGCGTCATGCGGGGCCCCTCGCTGAACCGGCCGGCGCGACTGCGTGCAGGATACACGGAGCACGTGCTCGACGAGCTGGAGGAGTTCGCCGCGGCGCATCCCACCCGCCTGCCTTCGCCGGTGGTCCGCGCTTGAGCTCGA is a genomic window of Myxococcales bacterium containing:
- a CDS encoding serine acetyltransferase, which produces MPSKAVVAEIVELCLEVFFPGYFGRQDLTDENLTEHLRGLFDELHARLAVQIEQCLCHAIEEGEGDGSRAYADCAEYTAKLSGRLLARLPALRAMLLDDMQAALEGDPAAHGLDEVILAYPGFLAVAVHRVAHELYEMGVPLMPRMMSEWAHSVTGCDIHPGAKIGHRFFVDHATGTVVGETSVIGDGVKLYQGVTLGALSHPRDASGRVIRNVRRHPTVEDDVTIYANATVLGGTTIVGRGSVIGGSVFVTKSVAPASLVSRGERGHSSRPLPATGSPASPDGDAVPGAPEFDI
- the cysK gene encoding cysteine synthase A; protein product: MARIYEDNSRSIGRTPLVELRRLAKGAGARVLAKIEGRNPAYSVKCRIGASMVWDAEEQGLLRPGGGIVEATSGNTGIALAFAAAARGYRCVLAMPDTMSLERRKVLVAFGAELVLTPGAQGMKGAIAKAEELAKADPTLHLMRQFENPANPAIHEKTTGPELWDDTDGELDALVAGVGTGGTITGVSRYFKQTRGRAIVSVAVEPSHSPVITQTREGRELAPGPHKIQGIGAGFVPKNLDLTLVDRVEQVSNDEAIATARRLAKEEGILCGISCGAAAAAALRLANEPAFAGKTVAVILPDAGERYLSGALFEGMFDGLDKATG
- the folD gene encoding bifunctional methylenetetrahydrofolate dehydrogenase/methenyltetrahydrofolate cyclohydrolase FolD produces the protein MATLLDGKKIAESVRLAVKHRVAAFTASAGRPPGLDVVLVGDDPASHVYVGAKEKASAEVGVRGRVHRLPADTSEGALLALLASLSCDDAVDGILVQLPLPKHIREAPVLEAISPWKDVDGFHPENVGLLALGRPRLVPCTPLGCMRILATAGVAVAGLRAVVVGRSNIVGKPVAQLLLAESATVTIAHSRTRDLAALCREADLLVAAVGRPELLTGEYVRDGAVVLDVGINRVPRPDEPGKTRLVGDVHFAQASERASAITPVPGGLGPMTIACLLENTVRAAELRAALSR
- a CDS encoding prolipoprotein diacylglyceryl transferase yields the protein MRPELFRLFDVGFPSYFVLLLTGFVFATALGVLWARRIGHNPDVIVDLSLAMLLSGVVASRLLHVVADGYFMDYVHLCTDPSKVSWPLERAECLSSRYQGVWDEAARTCHPSQTDCFAWAKFWAGGLTYYGGFLGATGAAVVLLRRDKFPFWKAADMAGFAIPMGLAFGRMGCLLAGCCFGARSGLPFALSFPPRSPASEAQAKLGELASAREWSHPVHSTQIYESAFSLAIAAFCLFYVLPRKRYDGQVFVAFMVLYPVARFLVEILRRDARGGALGLSTSQLIGLGLLAAAALIHKARAPAPRPAAASSD
- a CDS encoding DUF455 family protein, with the translated sequence MLDTRDAADAAAWPRSGTLERWALDYVASTALVTKLAPPSPPTRAEALRAEADAPRSAPVRVRVRAPGRPPELRVVARVKVPRGPNAARDPRARAHLLHTFHHHELQAAELMAAALAAFPDAPWAFRVGLLRVFHDEVRHMALYREHLGRLGFAIGDFPVRDWFWEKLGAVPTPLAFVAALGVGFEGGNLDHCARFAAELDAVGDAQGAAIVRQVGEEEIMHVRFGLSWFARFSGRPLVELAQLRAALPPPLTPSVMRGPSLNRPARLRAGYTEHVLDELEEFAAAHPTRLPSPVVRA
- a CDS encoding GNAT family N-acetyltransferase — encoded protein: MSASRDPDDAPFEREPWSVGRVLRDGTAVTLRPLHADDKEAFREAFRGLSPATRYLRFFSVVTEPSEHVLRYLTDVDQHDHVAIAATVTSADLKTERGVGVARFVRAKDAPAVAEAAVTVVDEFQGRGLGALLLVELARAALARGVHTFRGEVLATNQPMLGILRSVGATLSASEDAAGPPSEGDLPALRRERAGSQETATLGFAVPLRGGGREGERAHEPHDGLLEIVRAAAASMASRLRGLVSAEGERQPASTRRPDVRE